From one Pararge aegeria chromosome 21, ilParAegt1.1, whole genome shotgun sequence genomic stretch:
- the LOC120633520 gene encoding uncharacterized protein LOC120633520, translated as MNTIEEIDIDYLITLIQEREIIWDKSNVDFKNKNLKTKAWEDISKVLFPDYENFTAERKNKVGNDLIKKWRSVKDNYFRYSKKLKEASKSGSGATKLKKYHLYNQLLFLRKVEQNATESSLDSPREINNESTSTNDDITTDNTPRYVPVARKRAMQMDEFEREGLKLLKEPENRHMSFFRAILPSIQEFSDRETLRFQSKVIQIIDEMRYGQTSSYVSGPSTSHQPPYGYQTANFQSTYISDFNNSITSPETSQASEETEYDFSNL; from the exons ATGAATACCATTGAAGAAATTGACATAGATTACTTGATTACATTGATACAGGAAAGGGAAATTATATGGGACAAGTCAAAcgtagattttaaaaataaaaatttaaaaacaaaagcctgGGAAGAcatatcaaaagttttatttcctgATTACGAGAATTTCACAGCTGaacgaaaaaataaagttg gtaatgatttaataaaaaaatggagaaGTGTAAAAGATAATTACTTcagatattcaaaaaaattaaaagaagcatcaAAATCGGGCTCGGGCGCTACGAAACTGAAGAAGTATCATTTATACAATCAACTCCTTTTTTTGAGAAAAGTGGAACAAAATGCCACCGAATCTAGCTTAGACTCGCCTAGAGAAATCAACAATGAATCTACGTCTACAAATGATGACATTACCACAGACAACACTCCGCGCTATGTTCCAGTCGCGCGCAAAAGGGCAATGCAAATGGATGAGTTTGAAAGAGAAGGACTAAAACTTCTCAAGGAGCCGGAAAATCGCCATATGTCCTTTTTCAGAGCTATATTGCCATCTATTCAAGAATTTTCCGACCGAGAAACTCTCCGTTTCCAAAGTAAAGTTATACAAATTATAGATGAAATGCGGTATGGACAAACATCATCATATGTGAGTGGCCCATCAACGTCTCACCAACCACCATATGGGTATCAAACAGCAAATTTTCAAAGTAcatacatttctgattttaataattcaattacaTCTCCAGAAACATCTCAAGCAAGTGAAGAAACTGAATACGatttttctaatttgtaa
- the LOC120633519 gene encoding protein ALP1-like isoform X1, whose amino-acid sequence MDRKRRLALLLLLRHRRNRRKITRRYWISPFISLRNRDGQFFFLEYRELLLDEKKFYNFFRMSVSSFECLLKSLEPHIRKNYTNMRNPVEPVEMLGITLRYLGSGNSITDLHFKFKRGKSTIAYIIQRVCRAIWTNLLRDNIPELTTESFQTIARGFDVKANFPQCVGAIDGKHIRVCNPANSGSLFFNYKAFFSIVLLAIVDSNYKFVFVDIGAYGKECDSTILQNSKLYELMINNNLPLPQPQPLSGSNIPTPYVFVGDEAFGLSKHIMRPYGGQNLDLQQKVFNYRLSRARRYVECAFGIMANKWRIFHRPIDVSYDFATDIIKACCVLHNFVADRDGFRQRDKFAISVDEFLPIQPVHEEQTAPNVIRQQYATYFMTRGTLPWQLNKV is encoded by the exons ATGGATCGGAAAAGACGTCTAGCATTGCTCCTATTACTACGTCACCGCCGAAATCGACGCAAGATCACAAGACGGTACTGGATCAGTCCTTTCATTTCATTAAGAAATCGTGatggacagtttttttttttagaatatcgGGAGTTGCTATTAGACGAaaagaagttttataatttttttagaatgaGTGTATCCAGCTTCGAATGTTTATTGAAGTCCTTAGAACCACACATACGaaaaaactatactaatatGAGGAATCCAGTGGAACCAGTAGAAATGCTGGGAATCACTTTAag atACCTAGGAAGTGGAAATTCAATAACTGAtttacatttcaaattcaaacgGGGAAAATCTACTATTGCATATATAATACAAAGAGTTTGTCGTGCTATATGGACCAATCTTCTTCGAGACAACATCCCTGAACTGACAACTGAAAGTTTCCAAACAATAGCGAGGGGTTTTGATGTAAAGGCAAATTTTCCTCAATGTGTTGGTGCCATCGACGGCAAACATATCCGCGTGTGTAATCCTGCAAATAGTggctcacttttttttaattataaagcctTTTTTTCGATTGTGTTGCTAGCTATTGTGGATTCAAATTACAAATTCGTATTTGTCGACATCGGTGCATACGGAAAAGAATGCGATTCAACCATATTACAAAATTCTAAACTGTACGAGCTAATGATTAACAACAACTTACCACTACCTCAACCCCAGCCACTCTCTGGTAGCAATATACCAACCCCGTATGTATTTGTGGGTGACGAAGCTTTTGGACTGAGCAAACATATTATGCGTCCATATGGCGGTCAAAATCTCGACTTACAACAAAAGGTTTTCAATTACCGTCTAAGCAGAGCCAGAAGATATGTCGAATGCGCTTTTGGGATTATGGCTAACAAATGGCGCATTTTTCACAGACCGATAGACGTGTCCTATGACTTCGCTACTGACATTATAAAAGCATGTTGTGTATTACACAATTTTGTCGCTGATCGAGACGGTTTTAGACAAAGAGATAAATTTGCTATAAGTGTTGATGAATTTCTCCCAATACAACCCGTACATGAAGAACAGACAGCACCGAATGTCATAAGACAGCAATATGCGACCTATTTTATGACTAGAGGAACTCTGCCTTGGCAGCTAAATAAGGTATAA
- the LOC120633519 gene encoding protein ALP1-like isoform X2, giving the protein MTQSTFRRRSGDAQLRMSVSSFECLLKSLEPHIRKNYTNMRNPVEPVEMLGITLRYLGSGNSITDLHFKFKRGKSTIAYIIQRVCRAIWTNLLRDNIPELTTESFQTIARGFDVKANFPQCVGAIDGKHIRVCNPANSGSLFFNYKAFFSIVLLAIVDSNYKFVFVDIGAYGKECDSTILQNSKLYELMINNNLPLPQPQPLSGSNIPTPYVFVGDEAFGLSKHIMRPYGGQNLDLQQKVFNYRLSRARRYVECAFGIMANKWRIFHRPIDVSYDFATDIIKACCVLHNFVADRDGFRQRDKFAISVDEFLPIQPVHEEQTAPNVIRQQYATYFMTRGTLPWQLNKV; this is encoded by the exons ATGACGCAGTCAACGTTCCGTCGGCGCAGCGGCGACGCACAGTTGCG aatgaGTGTATCCAGCTTCGAATGTTTATTGAAGTCCTTAGAACCACACATACGaaaaaactatactaatatGAGGAATCCAGTGGAACCAGTAGAAATGCTGGGAATCACTTTAag atACCTAGGAAGTGGAAATTCAATAACTGAtttacatttcaaattcaaacgGGGAAAATCTACTATTGCATATATAATACAAAGAGTTTGTCGTGCTATATGGACCAATCTTCTTCGAGACAACATCCCTGAACTGACAACTGAAAGTTTCCAAACAATAGCGAGGGGTTTTGATGTAAAGGCAAATTTTCCTCAATGTGTTGGTGCCATCGACGGCAAACATATCCGCGTGTGTAATCCTGCAAATAGTggctcacttttttttaattataaagcctTTTTTTCGATTGTGTTGCTAGCTATTGTGGATTCAAATTACAAATTCGTATTTGTCGACATCGGTGCATACGGAAAAGAATGCGATTCAACCATATTACAAAATTCTAAACTGTACGAGCTAATGATTAACAACAACTTACCACTACCTCAACCCCAGCCACTCTCTGGTAGCAATATACCAACCCCGTATGTATTTGTGGGTGACGAAGCTTTTGGACTGAGCAAACATATTATGCGTCCATATGGCGGTCAAAATCTCGACTTACAACAAAAGGTTTTCAATTACCGTCTAAGCAGAGCCAGAAGATATGTCGAATGCGCTTTTGGGATTATGGCTAACAAATGGCGCATTTTTCACAGACCGATAGACGTGTCCTATGACTTCGCTACTGACATTATAAAAGCATGTTGTGTATTACACAATTTTGTCGCTGATCGAGACGGTTTTAGACAAAGAGATAAATTTGCTATAAGTGTTGATGAATTTCTCCCAATACAACCCGTACATGAAGAACAGACAGCACCGAATGTCATAAGACAGCAATATGCGACCTATTTTATGACTAGAGGAACTCTGCCTTGGCAGCTAAATAAGGTATAA